One genomic region from Bacillus rossius redtenbacheri isolate Brsri chromosome 6, Brsri_v3, whole genome shotgun sequence encodes:
- the LOC134532556 gene encoding ileal sodium/bile acid cotransporter-like isoform X3, translating to MSPAALLCWTLCLLATSAAQAPGFWNVTFDPPAVLGLRTGSQAQVVLTAGEVPVDGEPQLWLAVARGGRVVSVGPPTALVRSDAGWTSAFNVTGNFLGYATLRAQLSAASGEAAVAESRDLEVTVIRQDRAIDHAFTGSVIVLVSVLYVNFGCAVDWAAFRSTVRRPVGPLIGFVTHFLFMPLISFGLARLLFPDSVALQLGLFFTGVSPAGGASNIWTLVLGGNVALSITMTTISTFAAFGMMPLWIFTLGRVIFRQGNLEVPYVRIASLAVGLLIPLGVGFLVQRYLPRVAKVMARALKPFALLLLVFIVVFAIVTNVYLFELFTWRILVAGMGLPWLGYLSGAILGRVLQQPPADVLAISIETGLENTGISIFLLRVALEQPEADLTTVVPVAVAILTPIPLMLLYALKLCKERFDARHRIQFDAEDAEKMTVHPKYV from the exons ATGAGCCCGGCAGCGCTGCTGTGCTGGACCCTGTGCCTGCTCGCGACCTCGGCCGCGCAGGCGCCGGGCTTCTGGAACGTGACCTTCGACCCGCCGGCGGTGCTCGGCCTGCGCACCGGCTCCCAGGCGCAGGTTGTGCTCACGGCGGGCGAGGTGCCCGTCGACGGCGAGCCGCAGCTGTGGCTGGCCGTGGCGCGCGGCGGCCGCGTGGTGTCCGTCGGACCGCCGACGGCGCTGGTCCGGTCGGACGCCGGCTGGACGAGCGCCTTCAACGTGACGGGCAACTTCCTGGGGTACGCGACGCTGCGGGCGCAGCTGTCCGCGGCGTCGGGCGAGGCTGCTGTCGCCGAGTCGCGCGACCTGGAGGTGACGGTGATCCGCCAGGACCGCGCCATCGACCACGCCTTCACGGGCAGCGTCATCGTGCTGGTGTCCGTGCTCTACGTCAACTTCGGCTGCGCCGTCGACTGGGCCGCGTTCCGGAGCACCGTGCGGCGGCCCGTCGGCCCGCTCATCGGCTTCGTCACGCACTTCCTCTTCATGCCGCTG ATCAGCTTCGGGCTGGCGCGGCTGCTGTTCCCCGACTCGGTGGCACTGCAGCTGGGGCTGTTCTTCACGGGAGTGAGCCCCGCCGGCGGCGCCTCCAACATCTGGACCCTGGTGCTGGGGGGCAACGTGGCGCTCAGCATCACCATGACAACCATCAGCACCTTCGCCGCCTTCG GGATGATGCCGCTGTGGATCTTCACGCTGGGGCGCGTCATCTTCCGGCAGGGCAACCTGGAGGTGCCGTACGTGCGCATCGCCTCCTTAGCCGTGGGGCTGCTCATCCCTCTGGGCGTCGGCTTCCTGGTGCAGCGCTACCTGCCGCGCGTCGCCAAGGTCATGGCCCGCGCGCTCAAGCCCTTCGCGCTGCTGCTGCTCGTCTTCATCGTCGTGTTCGCCATCGTCACCAACGTGTACCTGTTCGAGCTGTTCACGTGGCGG ATCTTGGTGGCGGGCATGGGACTGCCGTGGCTGGGCTACTTGAGCGGTGCGATCCTGGGCCGGGTGCTGCAACAGCCGCCGGCAGACGTGCTCGCCATCAGCATCGAGACCGGGCTGGAGAACACAGGCATCTCCATATTCCTGCTGAGGGTGGCGCTGGAGCAGCCGGAGGCTGACCTCACTACCG TGGTGCCGGTCGCAGTGGCGATCCTCACGCCCATCCCGCTGATGCTGCTGTACGCGCTGAAGCTGTGCAAAGAGCGATTCGACGCGCGGCACCGCATCCAGTTCGACGCGGAGGACGCGGAGAAAATGACA
- the LOC134532556 gene encoding ileal sodium/bile acid cotransporter-like isoform X2: MSPAALLCWTLCLLATSAAQAPGFWNVTFDPPAVLGLRTGSQAQVVLTAGEVPVDGEPQLWLAVARGGRVVSVGPPTALVRSDAGWTSAFNVTGNFLGYATLRAQLSAASGEAAVAESRDLEVTVIRQDRAIDHAFTGSVIVLVSVLYVNFGCAVDWAAFRSTVRRPVGPLIGFVTHFLFMPLISFGLARLLFPDSVALQLGLFFTGVSPAGGASNIWTLVLGGNVALSITMTTISTFAAFGMMPLWIFTLGRVIFRQGNLEVPYVRIASLAVGLLIPLGVGFLVQRYLPRVAKVMARALKPFALLLLVFIVVFAIVTNVYLFELFTWRILVAGMGLPWLGYLSGAILGRVLQQPPADVLAISIETGLENTGISIFLLRVALEQPEADLTTVVPVAVAILTPIPLMLLYALKLCKERFDARHRIQFDAEDAEKMTVRSDVGDSPQILALRGK, encoded by the exons ATGAGCCCGGCAGCGCTGCTGTGCTGGACCCTGTGCCTGCTCGCGACCTCGGCCGCGCAGGCGCCGGGCTTCTGGAACGTGACCTTCGACCCGCCGGCGGTGCTCGGCCTGCGCACCGGCTCCCAGGCGCAGGTTGTGCTCACGGCGGGCGAGGTGCCCGTCGACGGCGAGCCGCAGCTGTGGCTGGCCGTGGCGCGCGGCGGCCGCGTGGTGTCCGTCGGACCGCCGACGGCGCTGGTCCGGTCGGACGCCGGCTGGACGAGCGCCTTCAACGTGACGGGCAACTTCCTGGGGTACGCGACGCTGCGGGCGCAGCTGTCCGCGGCGTCGGGCGAGGCTGCTGTCGCCGAGTCGCGCGACCTGGAGGTGACGGTGATCCGCCAGGACCGCGCCATCGACCACGCCTTCACGGGCAGCGTCATCGTGCTGGTGTCCGTGCTCTACGTCAACTTCGGCTGCGCCGTCGACTGGGCCGCGTTCCGGAGCACCGTGCGGCGGCCCGTCGGCCCGCTCATCGGCTTCGTCACGCACTTCCTCTTCATGCCGCTG ATCAGCTTCGGGCTGGCGCGGCTGCTGTTCCCCGACTCGGTGGCACTGCAGCTGGGGCTGTTCTTCACGGGAGTGAGCCCCGCCGGCGGCGCCTCCAACATCTGGACCCTGGTGCTGGGGGGCAACGTGGCGCTCAGCATCACCATGACAACCATCAGCACCTTCGCCGCCTTCG GGATGATGCCGCTGTGGATCTTCACGCTGGGGCGCGTCATCTTCCGGCAGGGCAACCTGGAGGTGCCGTACGTGCGCATCGCCTCCTTAGCCGTGGGGCTGCTCATCCCTCTGGGCGTCGGCTTCCTGGTGCAGCGCTACCTGCCGCGCGTCGCCAAGGTCATGGCCCGCGCGCTCAAGCCCTTCGCGCTGCTGCTGCTCGTCTTCATCGTCGTGTTCGCCATCGTCACCAACGTGTACCTGTTCGAGCTGTTCACGTGGCGG ATCTTGGTGGCGGGCATGGGACTGCCGTGGCTGGGCTACTTGAGCGGTGCGATCCTGGGCCGGGTGCTGCAACAGCCGCCGGCAGACGTGCTCGCCATCAGCATCGAGACCGGGCTGGAGAACACAGGCATCTCCATATTCCTGCTGAGGGTGGCGCTGGAGCAGCCGGAGGCTGACCTCACTACCG TGGTGCCGGTCGCAGTGGCGATCCTCACGCCCATCCCGCTGATGCTGCTGTACGCGCTGAAGCTGTGCAAAGAGCGATTCGACGCGCGGCACCGCATCCAGTTCGACGCGGAGGACGCGGAGAAAATGACAGTAAGGTCAGACGTAGGCGACAGCCCACAGATCCTGGCACTTCGGGGGAAGTAG
- the LOC134532556 gene encoding hepatic sodium/bile acid cotransporter-like isoform X1 codes for MSPAALLCWTLCLLATSAAQAPGFWNVTFDPPAVLGLRTGSQAQVVLTAGEVPVDGEPQLWLAVARGGRVVSVGPPTALVRSDAGWTSAFNVTGNFLGYATLRAQLSAASGEAAVAESRDLEVTVIRQDRAIDHAFTGSVIVLVSVLYVNFGCAVDWAAFRSTVRRPVGPLIGFVTHFLFMPLISFGLARLLFPDSVALQLGLFFTGVSPAGGASNIWTLVLGGNVALSITMTTISTFAAFGMMPLWIFTLGRVIFRQGNLEVPYVRIASLAVGLLIPLGVGFLVQRYLPRVAKVMARALKPFALLLLVFIVVFAIVTNVYLFELFTWRILVAGMGLPWLGYLSGAILGRVLQQPPADVLAISIETGLENTGISIFLLRVALEQPEADLTTVVPVAVAILTPIPLMLLYALKLCKERFDARHRIQFDAEDAEKMTIIHPGTYSRLHEMQPVLASR; via the exons ATGAGCCCGGCAGCGCTGCTGTGCTGGACCCTGTGCCTGCTCGCGACCTCGGCCGCGCAGGCGCCGGGCTTCTGGAACGTGACCTTCGACCCGCCGGCGGTGCTCGGCCTGCGCACCGGCTCCCAGGCGCAGGTTGTGCTCACGGCGGGCGAGGTGCCCGTCGACGGCGAGCCGCAGCTGTGGCTGGCCGTGGCGCGCGGCGGCCGCGTGGTGTCCGTCGGACCGCCGACGGCGCTGGTCCGGTCGGACGCCGGCTGGACGAGCGCCTTCAACGTGACGGGCAACTTCCTGGGGTACGCGACGCTGCGGGCGCAGCTGTCCGCGGCGTCGGGCGAGGCTGCTGTCGCCGAGTCGCGCGACCTGGAGGTGACGGTGATCCGCCAGGACCGCGCCATCGACCACGCCTTCACGGGCAGCGTCATCGTGCTGGTGTCCGTGCTCTACGTCAACTTCGGCTGCGCCGTCGACTGGGCCGCGTTCCGGAGCACCGTGCGGCGGCCCGTCGGCCCGCTCATCGGCTTCGTCACGCACTTCCTCTTCATGCCGCTG ATCAGCTTCGGGCTGGCGCGGCTGCTGTTCCCCGACTCGGTGGCACTGCAGCTGGGGCTGTTCTTCACGGGAGTGAGCCCCGCCGGCGGCGCCTCCAACATCTGGACCCTGGTGCTGGGGGGCAACGTGGCGCTCAGCATCACCATGACAACCATCAGCACCTTCGCCGCCTTCG GGATGATGCCGCTGTGGATCTTCACGCTGGGGCGCGTCATCTTCCGGCAGGGCAACCTGGAGGTGCCGTACGTGCGCATCGCCTCCTTAGCCGTGGGGCTGCTCATCCCTCTGGGCGTCGGCTTCCTGGTGCAGCGCTACCTGCCGCGCGTCGCCAAGGTCATGGCCCGCGCGCTCAAGCCCTTCGCGCTGCTGCTGCTCGTCTTCATCGTCGTGTTCGCCATCGTCACCAACGTGTACCTGTTCGAGCTGTTCACGTGGCGG ATCTTGGTGGCGGGCATGGGACTGCCGTGGCTGGGCTACTTGAGCGGTGCGATCCTGGGCCGGGTGCTGCAACAGCCGCCGGCAGACGTGCTCGCCATCAGCATCGAGACCGGGCTGGAGAACACAGGCATCTCCATATTCCTGCTGAGGGTGGCGCTGGAGCAGCCGGAGGCTGACCTCACTACCG TGGTGCCGGTCGCAGTGGCGATCCTCACGCCCATCCCGCTGATGCTGCTGTACGCGCTGAAGCTGTGCAAAGAGCGATTCGACGCGCGGCACCGCATCCAGTTCGACGCGGAGGACGCGGAGAAAATGACA ATTATACATCCCGGCACCTATTCACGACTTCATGAAATGCAGCCAGTGCTTGCAAGCAGATAG